From a region of the Gordonia sp. PP30 genome:
- a CDS encoding sirohydrochlorin chelatase, which produces MTPDESASALLLVAHGSRDVRFAATARRVATAATTALPGVRVELAYLDLNEPLLPDALSALTGDVTVVPLLFGDGYHSKTDLPEILDRAAARNPRLRPHQTPVIGVHSPVPALIDRLAEAGLQAPSARDGVLMYAVGSSDTGSDASVRARGRELSRALGVPVETVFATRLGRGGAAVREAVARLRGAGASRIAASPLFLSAGLLTERVERVLDDVAPGSLVAGPIADHPALINAIVHLYRADTRTPPYSARESRPLTTAPAGFAPWHDPYDPHH; this is translated from the coding sequence ATGACGCCCGACGAGTCGGCGTCGGCCCTGCTCCTCGTCGCGCACGGCAGCCGGGACGTGCGCTTCGCGGCGACCGCACGACGCGTCGCGACCGCGGCCACCACCGCCCTGCCCGGCGTCCGCGTCGAGCTGGCGTACCTCGATTTGAACGAGCCGCTGCTGCCCGACGCCCTCAGCGCGCTGACCGGCGACGTCACGGTGGTGCCGCTGCTGTTCGGCGACGGCTATCACTCCAAGACCGACCTGCCGGAGATCCTGGACCGCGCCGCCGCGCGCAACCCCCGGCTGCGGCCGCACCAGACCCCGGTGATCGGGGTCCACTCCCCCGTGCCCGCGCTGATCGACCGGCTCGCCGAAGCCGGCCTGCAGGCACCCTCGGCTCGGGACGGGGTGCTGATGTACGCGGTCGGCTCGTCGGACACCGGGTCGGATGCCTCGGTCCGCGCCCGCGGCCGGGAGCTGTCCCGGGCGCTCGGTGTGCCCGTGGAGACCGTCTTCGCCACCCGGCTCGGCCGCGGCGGCGCGGCGGTCCGCGAGGCCGTCGCCCGGCTCCGCGGCGCCGGGGCGTCCCGGATCGCGGCCTCTCCGCTGTTCCTCTCGGCGGGACTGCTCACCGAGCGTGTCGAACGCGTCCTCGACGACGTCGCGCCCGGTTCCCTGGTCGCCGGCCCGATCGCTGACCACCCCGCCCTGATCAATGCGATCGTGCACCTCTACCGCGCCGATACCCGGACACCACCGTATTCTGCCCGCGAATCCAGACCATTGACGACAGCACCAGCTGGTTTCGCACCCTGGCACGATCCTTATGACCCGCACCACTAA
- a CDS encoding DUF4011 domain-containing protein — MTQPILTPQHDISDETLSVTVTAHPVVNLALVHNGVPLVPQIQIRNDGEAELRDVHLSAALIGLSNGELPQWSATVDSLRPGATMTWDMLHDLTPSRTHLHLQAEAYPVELSVVVSRPDAPELRLAFPVTVLAHNEWFAADFCLDSLATFVEPNDPAISTVLSDASDILEAGTGDSAIQGYQAGPARAGTIAAAIYEALAARTIRYIEPPASFENHGQKIRSPKHVLDERFGTCLDLATLYASCLEEAGLHPIVWIIDGHAFAGFMRDKVALPNPVMREPNQMVTLAESGRAVIVEAAFYGGDKAITFRAATDQANRHLTTPEKHLGLVDVHAARRAGVKPFPRQSSIHAVEADRPAAIAQPRTADLSLPDALTVVREGDQVLDVTDDAPPRVKQWKRALLDLSTRNRLLNLRASREVVYLTVDGKTLAQIDDLVHAGKKITLRPNDDLAGMQILSGVRTAADLEPNDVVSVLTKRKEAFAAVSSDAYTRTFKHLQRTARTLAEETGNANLYLTLGSLVHRTSNGREAHAPLFLLPVRLAGGTGNARFEVVADTSGIATPNYCLTEWLRVAHNVVIDDLSTPPTDESGIDIDAALRGIRQGLLDNNLSFRIEATAAVAICKFGTFGMWQDLHEHWPELEKSPLVRHLTYTAGESFIDPEAASDAPLGSIDVDEVGEPLPVQYDGSQLKAVELAAMGRTFVLQGPPGTGKSQTITNLIARNLAAGRTVLFVAEKQAALDVVRSRLDKTGLAPFTLNLHGASQTSDGIREQLKTALEFTAQHNDRTWQSEHAKWKIHHNRLAGYPSKIHEVNSVGDSLWRSADSVARDPAAAFFPLPARFVSTATHEQAEQVRSALVAFGRLATPELTRPENPWVIATAIDTARIDADAGRLASALHRLVNDPVARGIAVTLDSPQKIDRLVGRFDAEVITVPVTETRLAELNTADWLHRYQAAHAEFERFQTQTAQLSQIFPSSFLADGDAAELATTLREAQQGIFGKKRRAEDARRQLRAAVLAGVEVPLEHAPALLDQIPSLRAQREHVRSSLVAVLGPQLPTSWDPLRPGAAQSLKSVVRSLHTSREFAEQHPEIWHCLRQSDPLGTPIIEVLRAASAAWSDWERTVGATDDTLKRWRRGRSWLTAWEATQPLWSTDLTSHGPGIVSSTIKLETVLSPLYQLGLHEIAAQLMNGQIPADEAEARFLAGLSRASMNERTATAGLTDFRASVQDGQVDDFAASSDRMRELVRETLPSRLAAARPFDPNHLTGRYGALRRSLDGKRNAASIRSLVRDYGPEIQAATPCFLVSPTALAQYVPPGSIMFDLVVFDEASQVTVAQAIGAIGRAKSAVIVGDPKQMPPTTIGVVTGTLDDDEDDDADAATFPDAESILDECLESGVPPINLTWHYRSEDESLIAFSNEKYYESKLATLPSPGAAADAGVELRRVNGHFNRENKKADFRTNRVEAEAIVAEIQRRVALAPTRSIGVVTFNRQQQDMILNLLEATADETILALLAPDAEDGLFVKNLENVQGDERDVILFSTAFSKKPGEDQLPLNFGPLTRSGGEKRLNVAITRARRKVIIFSSFNPSDIDLARTRSKGMADLRAYLETAAAATLGTTQENDTHTAGLEEDIASALRERGFQIRRNYGMSDFVVDIAVRTPQSDQWQVAIMLDGPTWGSRATVNDRDLTPRLLSRMGWHSVHRVWLPDWLQNRDTVLDRIAEALDSAEFDRLEEAHEASARSAEEAAATSAPVTDATIDAPDAPASPDWSTGVGIAEQADTISARADEEGHAATEDPSGNRVIYQAAPLSSLPPIVVTSPGDDTPDPTPTPGASQAFDDQSHDQAAAATTVTKNGRTEPTPRPFVRHDDSPLGMKHDLDVPTPSTRRAIREAIVETVKVEGPVEHDELCGRIVRRFGIAKAHRTRRALVAEQIPRAMLRSDPLSGRFVWPTDLDPGVWSVFQTSATESPDKRRFEEICTEEIVNALEYTANGGVRDQEDLIRRSLGHFGIAKLTAGIRDRMAAALELGLRWDRLTLSTPTAISVIASAPGPSPSPRFRSRTTHTTSIADLLGAGLLSEDESLWSRDRQSQATVRSDGTLHIAGTVFSSPSKAAIAANRGISTNGWLYWHTASGLTLSDLRDRFVADRRR, encoded by the coding sequence ATGACGCAACCGATCCTGACACCACAGCACGACATCAGTGACGAGACCCTGTCGGTCACCGTCACGGCACATCCCGTCGTCAATCTGGCACTGGTCCACAATGGGGTCCCGCTGGTGCCGCAGATCCAGATCCGGAACGACGGCGAGGCCGAACTCCGCGACGTCCATCTGTCGGCAGCCTTGATCGGACTCTCCAATGGAGAGCTGCCTCAGTGGTCGGCGACCGTCGACAGTCTCCGCCCCGGGGCAACGATGACCTGGGACATGCTTCACGATCTGACACCGAGCCGAACGCATCTTCATCTGCAAGCAGAGGCGTATCCCGTTGAGTTGAGCGTCGTCGTCTCGCGACCTGACGCCCCAGAACTCAGGCTCGCTTTCCCCGTGACGGTGCTGGCCCACAACGAGTGGTTCGCCGCCGACTTCTGCCTCGATTCCCTGGCCACGTTCGTCGAACCGAACGACCCTGCCATCAGTACTGTGCTGAGCGACGCCTCCGACATCCTCGAAGCCGGCACCGGCGACAGCGCCATCCAGGGCTATCAAGCCGGACCAGCGCGCGCCGGCACCATCGCCGCGGCGATCTATGAGGCGTTGGCCGCCCGCACGATCCGGTACATCGAACCACCCGCGTCGTTTGAGAACCACGGCCAGAAGATCCGATCGCCGAAGCACGTGCTCGACGAGCGCTTCGGAACATGCCTGGATCTCGCGACGCTGTACGCATCCTGTCTGGAAGAGGCCGGTCTACACCCGATCGTGTGGATCATCGATGGACACGCCTTCGCCGGTTTCATGCGCGACAAGGTCGCGCTACCGAACCCGGTGATGCGCGAACCGAACCAGATGGTCACCCTTGCCGAGTCAGGCCGGGCGGTGATCGTCGAGGCGGCCTTCTACGGCGGCGACAAGGCGATCACGTTCCGCGCGGCAACAGATCAGGCCAACCGCCACCTGACTACGCCGGAGAAGCACCTCGGACTCGTCGATGTTCACGCCGCGCGCCGCGCGGGCGTCAAGCCCTTCCCTCGGCAGTCGTCGATCCATGCGGTGGAAGCAGATCGTCCGGCCGCCATCGCCCAGCCGCGGACCGCCGACCTTTCCCTCCCGGATGCACTCACTGTGGTCCGAGAAGGCGACCAGGTCCTCGATGTGACGGATGATGCGCCACCTCGAGTCAAACAGTGGAAGCGCGCGCTCCTCGACCTCAGCACTCGGAACCGCCTGCTGAATCTGCGTGCGTCACGCGAGGTCGTCTATCTCACCGTCGACGGCAAGACGCTGGCCCAGATCGACGACCTCGTGCACGCCGGGAAGAAGATCACGCTTCGGCCCAACGACGATCTCGCCGGCATGCAGATTCTCAGCGGCGTCCGCACGGCCGCCGACCTCGAGCCCAACGATGTCGTCAGTGTGTTGACCAAGCGGAAGGAAGCCTTCGCCGCAGTGTCGTCGGACGCCTACACGCGCACTTTCAAGCACCTGCAGCGCACCGCCCGCACCCTCGCGGAAGAGACCGGCAACGCCAACCTTTACCTCACGCTCGGATCGCTCGTTCATCGCACCTCCAACGGCCGCGAAGCACACGCACCGTTGTTCCTGCTTCCGGTGCGGCTCGCCGGCGGAACCGGCAACGCGCGCTTCGAGGTCGTCGCCGATACCTCGGGCATCGCCACACCCAATTACTGCCTCACCGAGTGGCTTCGGGTGGCGCACAACGTCGTGATCGATGATCTGAGCACTCCCCCCACCGACGAATCCGGTATTGACATCGACGCTGCGCTTCGTGGAATCCGGCAGGGCCTCCTCGACAACAATCTCAGTTTCCGGATCGAGGCGACAGCCGCCGTGGCCATCTGCAAGTTCGGCACGTTCGGGATGTGGCAAGACTTGCACGAGCATTGGCCCGAATTGGAGAAGAGTCCCCTCGTCAGGCATCTGACCTACACCGCGGGCGAATCCTTCATCGACCCCGAAGCTGCGTCGGATGCGCCGCTCGGCTCCATCGACGTCGACGAAGTCGGCGAGCCGCTTCCCGTACAGTACGACGGCTCCCAGCTCAAAGCAGTTGAGCTCGCCGCCATGGGCCGCACCTTTGTCCTGCAGGGGCCACCCGGCACCGGCAAATCGCAGACGATCACCAACCTGATCGCCCGGAATCTGGCCGCCGGCCGAACCGTACTGTTCGTCGCTGAGAAACAAGCCGCCCTCGATGTGGTTCGAAGCCGGCTGGACAAGACCGGTCTGGCACCCTTCACACTCAATCTTCACGGTGCCAGCCAAACGAGCGACGGCATTCGCGAGCAGTTGAAGACGGCCCTGGAATTCACTGCGCAACACAACGATCGGACCTGGCAGTCCGAGCATGCGAAGTGGAAGATCCACCACAACCGATTGGCCGGCTACCCGAGCAAAATCCACGAGGTCAACTCGGTGGGCGACTCGCTGTGGAGGTCCGCCGACAGCGTCGCCAGAGATCCGGCGGCAGCGTTCTTCCCCCTCCCCGCCCGCTTCGTCAGCACCGCCACGCATGAACAAGCCGAGCAGGTCCGCAGTGCACTCGTCGCCTTCGGCCGGCTCGCCACGCCGGAACTCACTAGACCAGAGAACCCGTGGGTCATCGCAACCGCCATCGACACCGCGCGGATCGACGCCGACGCCGGCCGACTGGCCTCGGCACTGCACCGCCTCGTCAACGATCCGGTTGCCCGCGGGATCGCTGTCACTCTCGACAGCCCTCAGAAGATCGACCGGCTCGTCGGCAGGTTCGACGCCGAAGTGATCACGGTACCGGTCACCGAAACCCGGCTCGCCGAGCTGAACACTGCCGATTGGCTTCACCGTTACCAAGCCGCGCACGCCGAGTTTGAACGTTTTCAGACGCAGACGGCCCAGTTGTCGCAGATCTTCCCCAGTAGCTTCCTGGCCGACGGCGATGCGGCCGAGCTCGCCACTACCCTCCGCGAAGCTCAGCAGGGAATCTTCGGAAAGAAGCGACGGGCCGAGGACGCACGGCGGCAACTGCGCGCGGCTGTCCTGGCCGGAGTCGAAGTTCCTCTCGAGCACGCACCCGCCCTGCTGGACCAGATCCCCTCTCTGCGCGCTCAACGCGAGCATGTGCGGTCATCTCTCGTTGCCGTCCTCGGCCCGCAACTCCCCACATCGTGGGACCCGCTGCGCCCGGGTGCCGCGCAGTCGTTGAAGTCGGTGGTTCGGTCCCTGCACACCAGCCGGGAGTTCGCCGAACAACACCCCGAGATCTGGCACTGCCTCCGGCAGTCCGACCCACTGGGGACCCCGATCATAGAAGTGCTCCGAGCAGCCTCCGCAGCATGGTCCGACTGGGAACGCACCGTTGGTGCTACCGACGACACACTCAAGCGGTGGCGGCGGGGCCGCAGTTGGCTCACCGCATGGGAGGCCACCCAACCACTCTGGTCCACCGACCTGACCAGCCATGGGCCCGGAATAGTCTCCAGCACGATCAAACTCGAAACAGTGCTGTCCCCCTTGTACCAGCTCGGCCTCCACGAGATCGCTGCACAACTGATGAACGGGCAGATACCGGCCGACGAGGCTGAAGCGCGATTCCTGGCGGGCCTGTCCCGCGCGTCGATGAACGAGCGCACCGCTACTGCAGGTCTGACGGATTTCCGTGCGAGTGTCCAGGATGGGCAGGTCGACGACTTCGCTGCATCGTCGGATCGTATGCGCGAGCTTGTCCGAGAAACCCTCCCCTCCCGGCTTGCCGCCGCGAGGCCTTTCGACCCGAATCATCTGACGGGCCGGTACGGGGCGCTCCGACGTTCACTTGACGGCAAGCGGAACGCGGCGTCCATCCGGTCGCTGGTGCGTGACTACGGCCCGGAGATCCAGGCGGCAACGCCGTGTTTCCTGGTCAGCCCCACCGCGCTCGCCCAGTACGTTCCGCCGGGCTCCATCATGTTCGACCTCGTCGTCTTCGATGAAGCCTCCCAGGTCACCGTGGCGCAGGCGATCGGCGCTATCGGGCGCGCGAAATCCGCGGTGATCGTCGGCGATCCGAAACAGATGCCGCCGACCACGATCGGTGTCGTCACCGGGACACTCGATGACGACGAAGACGACGACGCTGACGCCGCCACGTTCCCCGACGCCGAGAGCATTCTCGACGAATGTCTCGAGTCCGGGGTGCCGCCGATCAATCTGACCTGGCACTATCGCAGCGAGGACGAGTCGCTGATCGCGTTCTCGAACGAGAAGTATTACGAGTCGAAGCTTGCCACTCTGCCGAGTCCAGGCGCGGCTGCCGATGCGGGTGTCGAACTGCGGCGCGTGAACGGTCACTTCAATCGAGAGAATAAGAAGGCCGACTTCCGCACCAACCGGGTGGAAGCCGAAGCGATCGTCGCCGAAATCCAACGGCGTGTCGCCCTTGCCCCCACCCGCAGCATCGGCGTGGTGACGTTCAACCGCCAGCAGCAAGACATGATTCTGAACCTTCTCGAAGCCACCGCCGACGAGACGATCCTCGCGCTTCTCGCACCGGACGCCGAGGATGGCCTATTCGTCAAGAATCTCGAGAACGTCCAGGGCGACGAGCGTGACGTGATTCTGTTCTCGACCGCATTCTCAAAGAAGCCCGGGGAGGATCAGCTCCCGCTCAACTTCGGCCCGCTGACCCGCAGCGGCGGCGAGAAGCGACTCAACGTCGCCATCACCCGTGCCCGCCGCAAGGTGATCATCTTCAGTTCGTTCAACCCCTCCGACATCGACCTGGCCCGAACCCGGTCGAAGGGCATGGCCGATCTGCGCGCCTATCTGGAAACGGCCGCAGCCGCCACCCTGGGCACGACGCAGGAGAACGACACACACACCGCTGGACTCGAAGAAGACATCGCCTCCGCCCTGCGCGAGCGAGGCTTCCAGATTCGCCGCAACTACGGGATGTCCGACTTCGTCGTCGATATCGCCGTCCGTACGCCGCAGTCAGATCAGTGGCAGGTCGCCATCATGCTCGACGGCCCCACGTGGGGTAGCCGAGCGACGGTCAACGACCGCGACCTGACTCCCCGGCTGCTGAGCAGAATGGGCTGGCACAGTGTTCACCGGGTGTGGCTGCCCGACTGGTTGCAGAACCGGGACACCGTGCTGGATCGTATAGCCGAGGCCCTCGACTCGGCAGAGTTCGATCGCCTCGAAGAGGCGCACGAGGCCTCGGCGCGCAGTGCTGAGGAAGCGGCCGCCACGTCTGCACCGGTCACCGACGCGACCATCGATGCGCCGGATGCTCCGGCTTCACCAGACTGGAGCACAGGTGTCGGCATCGCCGAACAAGCGGACACCATCAGCGCCAGGGCCGACGAGGAGGGCCACGCCGCGACGGAGGATCCGTCGGGCAATCGAGTGATCTATCAGGCCGCCCCACTCTCGTCCCTGCCGCCCATCGTGGTGACGTCCCCCGGTGACGACACGCCTGATCCGACGCCGACTCCCGGCGCGTCTCAAGCCTTCGACGATCAGAGTCATGACCAGGCTGCCGCCGCCACTACGGTCACCAAGAACGGACGCACCGAACCCACCCCGCGGCCCTTCGTTCGGCACGACGATTCGCCGCTCGGCATGAAGCACGATCTGGACGTCCCCACGCCCAGCACCCGACGGGCGATCCGGGAGGCGATCGTCGAGACGGTGAAGGTGGAGGGACCCGTCGAGCACGACGAGCTGTGCGGCCGGATCGTGCGGCGTTTCGGCATCGCGAAAGCCCACCGGACTCGCCGCGCATTGGTCGCCGAGCAGATTCCGCGCGCGATGCTCCGCAGCGATCCACTCTCCGGCCGCTTCGTCTGGCCGACCGACCTCGATCCCGGCGTGTGGTCGGTCTTTCAGACGTCCGCGACCGAATCACCGGACAAGCGGAGGTTCGAGGAGATCTGCACCGAGGAGATCGTCAACGCACTCGAATACACGGCGAACGGCGGAGTGCGGGATCAGGAAGACCTGATTCGCCGTAGCCTCGGACACTTCGGGATTGCCAAGTTGACGGCGGGAATCCGCGACCGTATGGCCGCAGCACTTGAGCTCGGTCTGCGCTGGGACCGGCTCACGCTCAGTACCCCGACTGCCATATCTGTGATTGCCTCGGCACCGGGACCATCACCTTCGCCGCGGTTTCGTTCACGCACGACGCACACCACCTCGATCGCCGACTTGCTCGGCGCGGGTCTCCTCTCCGAGGACGAGTCCCTGTGGTCCCGAGATCGGCAGTCGCAAGCGACGGTGCGCAGCGACGGCACCCTGCACATCGCCGGGACGGTGTTTTCCTCACCGTCAAAGGCCGCGATCGCCGCCAACCGCGGGATCAGCACAAACGGCTGGCTCTACTGGCACACTGCCAGTGGGCTGACGCTGAGCGACTTGCGTGACCGCTTCGTCGCGGACAGACGCCGCTGA